In one window of Scyliorhinus canicula chromosome 17, sScyCan1.1, whole genome shotgun sequence DNA:
- the LOC119952486 gene encoding transmembrane protein 205-like, with product MPTEGDPTALVKAAHLIILSTSWGMQIWVSLSGFVLINTVSRHNFGLVQRSLFPYYFYTVLGGSFLNLALYALYHPHELLNNDEAVQITSFFICVILSAFNAQWFGETTTQIMLEMHQIKNEHHLGQEVGFGSDRELYKKLQKKDPKYQKLSQRFVKFHDVLSMVCNLVCVFCNGLNLLYTAANLKTF from the coding sequence ATGCCAACAGAGGGAGACCCTACTGCCCTGGTTAAAGCAGCCCACCTGATTATACTGTCTACCTCCTGGGGCATGCAGATATGGGTGTCGTTATCGGGTTTTGTTCTGATTAACACCGTTAGCAGACATAATTTTGGCTTAGTTCAAAGAAGTTTGTTTCCTTACTATTTCTACACTGTCCTGGGAGGCTCATTTCTCAACCTGGCTCTTTATGCCTTGTATCATCCACATGAGTTACTCAACAATGATGAAGCCGTTCAGATAACATCGTTTTTTATCTGCGTGATCCTCTCTGCATTTAATGCCCAATGGTTCGGTGAAACCACGACACAGATTATGTTGGAGATGCACCAGATCAAGAATGAGCACCACTTGGGACAGGAGGTGGGGTTTGGAAGCGACCGGGAACTCTACAAGAAGCTTCAGAAGAAAGACCCTAAATATCAGAAACTGAGCCAGCGCTTTGTCAAGTTCCATGATGTCCTCTCCATGGTGTGTAACCTGGTCTGTGTTTTCTGTAATGGACTCAATCTGCTTTACACTGCAGCCAACCTGAAAACTTTCTAG